One segment of Penaeus vannamei isolate JL-2024 chromosome 3, ASM4276789v1, whole genome shotgun sequence DNA contains the following:
- the LOC138866428 gene encoding secreted acidic protein 1A-like — protein sequence MYSEDQDYYTVSLDSVGGDSDDDGDGGGDSDGDSDDDDDDDGDGGGDGGDFDSDSGGVFGDSDGGGDSDGGGDDVNGGDSGGESNDGDRDDGYDDDDEDDNDQEYGDSDDNEWRWSWQWKS from the exons ATGTATAGTGAAGA TCAAGATTATTATACGGTATCGCTTGATAGTGtcggtggtgatagtgatgatgatggtgatggtggtggtgatagcgatggtgatagtgatgatgatgatgatgatgatggtgatggtggtggtgatggtggagatttTGATAGTGACAGTGGTGGTGTTTTTGGTGatagcgatggtggtggtgatagtgatggtggtggtgatgatgttaatggtggtgatagtggtggtgagagTAATGATGGCGAtcgtgatgatggttatgatgacgatgatgaggatgataatgatcaagaatatggtgatagtgatgacaatgagtGGCGGTGGTCATGGCAATGGAAATCATGA